In Meriones unguiculatus strain TT.TT164.6M chromosome 17, Bangor_MerUng_6.1, whole genome shotgun sequence, a single window of DNA contains:
- the LOC132648473 gene encoding sentrin-specific protease 2-like yields the protein MEKEISSALGPGSKDEILSCAFKLQMTRGDLWTLRNTQWLNDKVINFYMNLLMERNQSEGYPALHAFNTFFYTKLKSGGYRSVRRWTRAVNIFAKELILVPVHLGMHWSLAVTDLRKKSIVYMDSTGQKRPDILELLFCYLREESKARRNSDLSPVEWKQHSMSAEEIPQQLNGGDCGVFACKYADYISRGQPITFSQQHMPLFRKKMVWEILHKRLL from the coding sequence atggagaaagaaatcagcagtgcgctaggccctgggtcaaaagatgagatcttgagctgtgccttcaaactgcaaatgactcgaggagacctgtggaccctaaggaacacccagtggctcaacgacaaagtcatcaatttttacatgaatcttctcatggaaagaaatcaaagtgaaggctacccggcacttcacgcatttaataccttcttttacaccaagttaaagtctggtggctacaggtcagtcagaagatggacccgggcagtaaacatctttgccaaggaacttatcctggtcccagttcacctgggcatgcactggagcctggcggtcacagacttaagaaagaagagtattgtctacatggactccacgggacagaagagacccgacatccttgagctgcttttttgctatctgcgggaggagagcaaagcgagaaggaacagcgacctgagccctgtggagtggaagcaacacagcatgtcggcagaggagattcctcagcagctgaacgggggcgactgcggcgtgttcgcctgtaaatatgcagattacatttccaggggccagcccatcaccttctcccagcagcacatgcctcttttcaggaagaagatggtgtgggagatcctgcacaagcgcttactgtag